The genome window GCGAATCTCGGACATGCGCTGCTGCGCGCCTTCATATCCGCGGAGCGAAATCTTCACGCGGCTTTCCTCCGCATGGTTGACCATTCGTCCAGTTCCGCCTGTTCGTGGCGAACGACCGAGAGATCGTATTCGGCGCGAGCTTGATCGTAGAGGGCATCAAGGGCTTTGGCTTCCTTTTTGCTTTCTAGCCAAGCCAGGCGCGCTTCCTCCTCGTCGTGCTGAATGATGGCGATGATCGCTTCTTGCGCGCTGATATCGTCCCAGAGCTTTTGGATAACGGCCTCGCGGTTTTTGAGGTCGATCAGCGAGGTGGCCGGCTCCGTTTTGGTGCAATGAAGCTGATGGTTCTGGCGCTTGAGAATGTCCTCGGCCTCGGCGACCCGACGCTGGACTTCCTGCCACTCGGCCTTCATTTGCT of Chthonomonas sp. contains these proteins:
- a CDS encoding flagellar FliJ family protein codes for the protein MRKFEFRLAKVREFRHAVEEQMKAEWQEVQRRVAEAEDILKRQNHQLHCTKTEPATSLIDLKNREAVIQKLWDDISAQEAIIAIIQHDEEEARLAWLESKKEAKALDALYDQARAEYDLSVVRHEQAELDEWSTMRRKAA